The genomic region GATAGGGAACTCGTTCCACGTCCACCCGCTGATTCTGCCCATGTGGTATATCTGATAGGAGATTGCGGTACACCTCCCGAGAAACAGACTGGGGTGGATATTCTGGCCAAGGTGGCGAAGAAGGATCCTGAGGCTACAGTGGTCTTCTTGGGGGATAATATCTATCCCACCGGATTGCACAGCAAACAGAGTCCTACCCGCAAACTAGAAGAAGAGATCATCGAGTATCAGATGCGCCCTTTTCTGGACCATGAGGGTCTCGTGCTCTTTATTCCCGGCAATCACGATTGGGAACAAGGTGGGAGATATGGTAATAAGATGGTGGAGCGTCAGCAGGAGTATGTGGAAGAATTCCTAGGCTCTGATGACGCATTCGAGCCGGACAATGGATGCCCAGGACCTGAGGTATTCGAGCTGGGAGATGTGGTGATCATCGCTATCGATACCCAATGGTGGATCCATGACAATGTGCGCTCTGAGGGCGTGCCCGATGGCTGTGACGTGGCCGATGAAGATGGCTTCATGCTCTTGTTCAATGATGAATTGAAGAAACACAGGGACAAGCACGTGATCGTGGTGGGGCACCATCCGCTGAGAAGTAATGGGACACATTCCGGTCGATACCCCTGGCAGGACCACATCTTTCCCTTGAAGAAATTGAATAAGAACCTGGCCATACCCCTGCCCATTATCGGTAGTATCTACCCGTTGTATCGCAAATTCCTTGGAGACCGTCAGGACATCCCGCATCCTGTCTATCAGAATATGGCCAATCGCCTTCTATCCAGTATGGGAGAATATGAGAATGTGACCTATGCAGCAGGCCACGAGCATAACCTCCAGTATTTTCCGAACGATAGCAATCATTTGATCGTCAGTGGATCCGGAGGTAAAGTCACCCACTTGATCAACTCGGCCGATATGGCATTCGGTGCTCAGCGAAAAGGTTTCGCGCGTATGACATTCTATGCCGATGGCCGGGCCTGGCTCGAATTCTTTGCGCCTACAGAAGAAAAAGAGCCCGAATTGATATTCTCCAGCATGATCTACCAGAAAGAGATCATCCGGGTGGATGAGGAAGAGATCGCTGAAATAGACGAAGAGATCCCGGATATAGACTATTCTGGAAAAACGGCCCTTGTGGTACCCGATAGTGGCTTCGCAGCATCAGGATTCAAGCGATTTTGGATGGGGGATCTCTATCGGGACCTCTGGACTACGCCCATCGAAGCCCCTTATCTCAATATACACCATCGCTATGGCGGGCTCTTACCCACCGAGAAAGGAGGCGGGAAACAGACCCAATCCCTACGATTGGAGGATCCAGCCGGTAATGAATATGTGGTGCGGACCGTACAGAAGAATACCCGATTCCTTGTAGAGAGCAGTCTGCGCAATAGCATAGTCGAGCAACTGGTGGCAGACGGTGTGGCAGGCTCACATCCCTATGCGGCCATAGCCGTGCCTCCCTTGGCACGTCCTCTAGGTATCTTTCACACTGACCCTGAATTGGTCTATGTACCGGATGATCCTATACTGGGTGAGGTCAGGCCCATTTTCGGTAATACCTTATGTCTCTTCGAGGTGCGTCCCGATGATGATATGAGCCGCTTCGATGAAGTAGGGAACACCAGAGAAGTCATCGGCTATGATGACCTGATAGAAGAAGTACAAGAAGAGAAAGAGGTCAGGGTGGACCAGCAGTTCACCTTGAGGAATCGACTATTCGATTTCCTTATTGGTGATTGGGACCGACACGATGACCAGTGGAAATGGGCCTTGTTCAAAGAAGATGGTCTCGAGGTCTACCGTCCGATACCCAGGGATCGGGATCAAGCCTTCTTCTTTGTGGATGGTGTGATCACCAAATTGACCAATCGCAAATGGATGGTCAGGGCGCTTCAAGAGTATGGGCCGGATATCCGGGACATACAAGGGATGGGCTTCAGCTCCAGATACTTCGATAGGAGCTGGTTGACTGCACTGGATAGGGAAGACTGGATAGAGGAAGCTCAATACATCCAAGAGACTATCACCGATGAGCATATCGAAGAGGCAATCGCCCAATTGCCAGAGGTAGCCCAAGAGTTCAACGGTGAATTCCTGAAGAACTCTCTTCGCTCTAGAAGGGACAACATGGTCAAGTTCGCCAACAAATATTACAAGTATCTCGCACAAGATGTGGATGTGGTGGGAAAGACCGGGCAAGATTATTTCGAGGTCATTCGCAAGGATGGGGGACTAGTGGAAGTCAATGTCTACGATCAGGAAGATGATCTTCCCAACACGGATATGAGATACTATCACCGTGTCTTCAATTCTCGTGAGACCAAAGAGATACGGCTCTATGGCCTCGAAGGGAAGGACATTTATAAGCTCACCGGAGATGTAGATAAAAGCATCTTGGTACGGATCATCGCAGGAGAAGATGAGGACACCGTCATAGATTCCAGCTCGGTCTCTTCCTGGTGCGCTCATACCCGCTATTACGACAGTTTAGATAGTAACAAGGTCATCTCCAATGGGAAATTAAAGACCGATCTCAGACCTGAGGATGAGGTGATCGAGTATAACCGAAGAGGCTATGAGATGAACACCTTTCTTCCTTTGCCCTATTTGGGATACAATCCAGATGACCGATTCTTCATAGGCGCTGGGATCACCTGGCAGACACACGGTTTTGATAAGGAACCCTTCAAGTCCGATCAATCCGTAAAGGGAAATATCTCTACGTTCACTGGAGCGGTCAATTTCGATTACTCCGGACAATTCGTTGATGCCCTTGGAAACTTCGATTTCATAGCTGATGCCCGGGTCAACCTACCTTTCATATTCAGATACAACGGACAGGGCAACACCACAGATGTGGATGAGCGTATCGATGGGGAAGTGCGATTGGATCGCGTAGAGATCGAACCGGGAATCGCTCTATCCAATTTCACTCAAGCGAGTATTGCCAAGCTCAGTCTATATTCTGCATACTATCAGGTAGATGCCGATGATCGCTTCAATGACCTGATCGTCCCTATCCAGAACAGTGAGGACTACATGATCGGAGCTAGATTCAACTATCAATATGAAAATGGCGATGATCTGAGTGATCCACATCGAGGCATCCGATTCAAAGTGGGAGCAGGCTATACCAATGGATTGGAAGGAAGTGATATCTCCTTCTACGATCTCTCATCCGAGCTCAGTCTATTCTTCCCGATGAAATTCATTCCCTTGAGAACGACTCTGGGTCTACGTTCGGGTTTCGCTCATAACGATGGAGACTACCGCTTCTATCAGGCGAATTTCATTGGAGGTCAAGAAGAATTCAGAGGAGTTCGTAGGAACCGATTCGGAGGAAAGACCTCTCAATACAACAATATCGAACTCCGCACCCTGGTGGCCAATGTAGGTCGATGGACTTTCCCCTTCGACCTCACTGTAGTGGGTCACTATGATATCGCACGTACTTGGGATGGCTCGGATTTCAAAGACTTCTATCACACTTCATACGGTGGAGGACTTTCTTTCAATATCTTGAGCTACATAAGACTTACAACGACCTATAGCCGGAGCGATGC from Flavobacteriales bacterium harbors:
- a CDS encoding BamA/TamA family outer membrane protein, translated to MNTTSRYLTLLGISLSILAYAPMGAQKQFSDRELVPRPPADSAHVVYLIGDCGTPPEKQTGVDILAKVAKKDPEATVVFLGDNIYPTGLHSKQSPTRKLEEEIIEYQMRPFLDHEGLVLFIPGNHDWEQGGRYGNKMVERQQEYVEEFLGSDDAFEPDNGCPGPEVFELGDVVIIAIDTQWWIHDNVRSEGVPDGCDVADEDGFMLLFNDELKKHRDKHVIVVGHHPLRSNGTHSGRYPWQDHIFPLKKLNKNLAIPLPIIGSIYPLYRKFLGDRQDIPHPVYQNMANRLLSSMGEYENVTYAAGHEHNLQYFPNDSNHLIVSGSGGKVTHLINSADMAFGAQRKGFARMTFYADGRAWLEFFAPTEEKEPELIFSSMIYQKEIIRVDEEEIAEIDEEIPDIDYSGKTALVVPDSGFAASGFKRFWMGDLYRDLWTTPIEAPYLNIHHRYGGLLPTEKGGGKQTQSLRLEDPAGNEYVVRTVQKNTRFLVESSLRNSIVEQLVADGVAGSHPYAAIAVPPLARPLGIFHTDPELVYVPDDPILGEVRPIFGNTLCLFEVRPDDDMSRFDEVGNTREVIGYDDLIEEVQEEKEVRVDQQFTLRNRLFDFLIGDWDRHDDQWKWALFKEDGLEVYRPIPRDRDQAFFFVDGVITKLTNRKWMVRALQEYGPDIRDIQGMGFSSRYFDRSWLTALDREDWIEEAQYIQETITDEHIEEAIAQLPEVAQEFNGEFLKNSLRSRRDNMVKFANKYYKYLAQDVDVVGKTGQDYFEVIRKDGGLVEVNVYDQEDDLPNTDMRYYHRVFNSRETKEIRLYGLEGKDIYKLTGDVDKSILVRIIAGEDEDTVIDSSSVSSWCAHTRYYDSLDSNKVISNGKLKTDLRPEDEVIEYNRRGYEMNTFLPLPYLGYNPDDRFFIGAGITWQTHGFDKEPFKSDQSVKGNISTFTGAVNFDYSGQFVDALGNFDFIADARVNLPFIFRYNGQGNTTDVDERIDGEVRLDRVEIEPGIALSNFTQASIAKLSLYSAYYQVDADDRFNDLIVPIQNSEDYMIGARFNYQYENGDDLSDPHRGIRFKVGAGYTNGLEGSDISFYDLSSELSLFFPMKFIPLRTTLGLRSGFAHNDGDYRFYQANFIGGQEEFRGVRRNRFGGKTSQYNNIELRTLVANVGRWTFPFDLTVVGHYDIARTWDGSDFKDFYHTSYGGGLSFNILSYIRLTTTYSRSDA